A single region of the Rhinoraja longicauda isolate Sanriku21f chromosome 12, sRhiLon1.1, whole genome shotgun sequence genome encodes:
- the LOC144598876 gene encoding lysophosphatidic acid receptor 6-like, which translates to MAASNTTVCKTDDSFKYPLYSSVYIMVFAVGLVSNCVALYVLRCSLKLRNETITYMTNLAVSDLLFVFTLPFRIFYYSNRDWPFGDLLCKVSGTLFLTNMYGSILFLTCISADRFLAIVHPFKSRMLRTRRNAIIVCIAVWLTVLAGSVPATFLQTTNVKDNQTKTCFENFSNDIWKNFLSKIVIFIEIVGFVIPLLLNMFCFSMVLRTLRQPITLSRSKFNKKKVLRMIIVHFLIFICCFVPYNVTLVMYSLVRTGAVRNCSVVTTVKTIYPITLCFAVSNCCFDPIVYYFTSETFQNSIMRKSKSLRLDSDLETLHTTGFLANSLRTLKSKTLSLDSTV; encoded by the coding sequence ATGGCAGCCTCGAACACCACTGTTTGTAAAACGGATGACTCCTTTAAGTATCCGTTGTACAGTAGCGTATACATCATGGTATTCGCCGTGGGCCTCGTGTCAAACTGTGTCGCCCTGTATGTTTTGAGGTGCTCCTTAAAATTAAGAAACGAAACCATAACATACATGACAAACCTGGCCGTGTCAGACCTGCTGTTTGTCTTTACGCTGCCGTTTCGGATTTTCTACTACTCGAACCGGGACTGGCCCTTTGGGGATTTGCTGTGCAAAGTTTCGGGGACTCTGTTTCTCACGAACATGTATGGGAGTATCCTCTTCTTGACCTGCATCAGCGCCGATCGTTTTCTGGCTATCGTTCACCCTTTTAAATCGAGAATGCTGAGGACGAGGAGAAATGCTATCATTGTGTGCATTGCCGTGTGGCTGACCGTGCTGGCAGGAAGTGTTCCAGCGACTTTCTTGCAaaccaccaatgtaaaggacaatCAGACAAAAACCTGCTTTGaaaatttttccaacgatatctGGAAGAATTTTTTGTCAAAGATTGTAATATTTATCGAGATAGTCGGTTTTGTAATCCCGCTGTTGCTAAACATGTTCTGTTTTTCAATGGTGCTGAGGACTTTAAGACAGCCCATTACTCTTTCCCGCAGTAAGTTCAACAAGAAGAAAGTCCTGCGAATGATTATTGTCCATTTCCTAATTTTTATCTGCTGCTTTGTGCCATACAATGTAACCCTAGTGATGTATTCGCTGGTGAGGACCGGAGCGGTGAGAAATTGCTCAGTCGTAACTACAGTAAAAACAATATATCCCATCACACTATGCTTTGCGGTATCCAACTGCTGCTTTGACCCTATCGTTTATTATTTCACTTCTGAAACCTTTCAGAATTCAATCATGAGGAAGTCTAAGTCGCTAAGGCTCGACTCGGATTTGGAAACCTTGCACACTACAGGCTTCCTCGCCAATAGTCTGCGGACATTAAAATCTAAAACACTTAGTTTAGACTCAACTGTTTAG